From a single Miscanthus floridulus cultivar M001 chromosome 8, ASM1932011v1, whole genome shotgun sequence genomic region:
- the LOC136478135 gene encoding SNW/SKI-interacting protein A has product MATLKDLLPAPKTSASTFYDHSSDPWFKERYGGESAQAAAAARPAAAARPVPPYGKRTGFVPRRPEDFGDGGAFPEIHVAQYPLGMGRRDDKGGSKILALTVDAHGSVAFDAVVKQGENAGKIVYSKHSDLVPKIATADSQAMSDDEEEQKKIEETTERTKAALEKVVNVRLSAAQPKNVPTHDSESKFIKYKPSQQSAAFNSGAKERIIRMSEMAVDPLEPPKFKHKRVPRASGSPPVPVMHSPPRPVTVKDQQDWKIPPCISNWKNPKGYTIPLDKRLAADGRGLQEVQINDNFAKLSEALYVAEQKAREAVQMRSKVQRELMLKEKERKEQELRALAQRARMERTGAPPAPSGVPAGGGRGAVEAVDEDMDMEQLREPREQRRESREEREARIERDRIREERRRERERERRLEAKDAAMGKKSKITRDRDRDISEKIALGMASTGGAKGGEVMYDQRLFNQDKGMDSGFATDDQYNIYSKGLFTAQSTMSTLYRPKKDGDSDVYGDADEQLEKVMKTERFKPDKGFTGASERTGKRDRPVEFDKQEENDPFGLDQFLTEVKKGKKAVEKIGGGGTMKASGGSSMRDDYDGGSGRSRINFERGR; this is encoded by the coding sequence ATGGCGACGCTCAAGGATCTCCTACCGGCGCCCAAGACGTCGGCGTCCACCTTCTACGACCACAGCAGCGACCCCTGGTTCAAGGAGCGTTACGGAGGTGAGTCGGCGCAGGCGGCCGCGGCAGCGAGGCCCGCGGCCGCCGCCCGTCCCGTGCCTCCGTACGGAAAGCGGACGGGATTCGTGCCGCGACGGCCGGAGGACTTCGGCGATGGCGGCGCCTTCCCGGAGATCCACGTCGCGCAGTACCCCCTCGGCATGGGACGCCGCGATGATAAGGGCGGGTCCAAGATCCTTGCGCTCACCGTCGACGCGCACGGCAGCGTCGCCTTCGACGCCGTCGTCAAGCAAGGGGAGAACGCAGGCAAGATCGTCTACTCCAAGCATAGCGACCTCGTGCCGAAGATAGCCACGGCCGATTCCCAGGCGAtgtccgacgacgaggaggagcagAAGAAGATCGAGGAGACCACTGAACGGACCAAGGCCGCCTTGGAGAAGGTTGTCAACGTCCGCCTCTCTGCAGCTCAGCCCAAGAATGTGCCGACTCATGATTCTGAGTCCAAGTTCATCAAGTATAAGCCGTCCCAGCAATCTGCGGCCTTCAATTCAGGTGCAAAGGAGAGGATAATTAGGATGTCAGAGATGGCAGTGGATCCTCTTGAGCCACCAAAGTTCAAGCACAAGCGTGTGCCCCGGGCGTCTGGGTCACCACCTGTGCCAGTGATGCACTCGCCGCCACGGCCAGTTACAGTGAAGGATCAGCAGGATTGGAAGATCCCACCTTGCATTTCAAATTGGAAAAATCCAAAGGGTTACACGATTCCGCTTGATAAGAGGTTGGCGGCTGATGGGAGGGGGCTGCAGGAGGTGCAGATCAATGATAACTTTGCAAAGCTTTCTGAAGCACTGTATGTGGCAGAGCAGAAGGCGAGGGAGGCAGTGCAGATGCGCTCCAAGGTTCAGAGGGAACTTATgctgaaggagaaggagaggaaggagcAAGAGCTAAGGGCTCTTGCCCAAAGGGCACGTATGGAGAGGACTGGTGCCCCACCTGCACCATCAGGTGTGCCTGCTGGTGGCGGCAGGGGAGCAGTTGAGGCTGTTGATGAAGATATGGATATGGAGCAACTGCGTGAACCGCGTGAGCAGCGCAGGGAGTCTAGAGAAGAGAGGGAAGCAAGGATTGAGCGTGATAGAATCCGTGAGGAGCGCAGacgtgagagggagagggagaggaggctgGAAGCCAAGGATGCTGCAATGGGCAAGAAGAGTAAGATCACTAGAGACAGGGATCGTGATATCAGTGAGAAGATTGCTCTTGGTATGGCAAGCACTGGTGGTGCAAAAGGTGGTGAGGTCATGTATGACCAGCGGCTGTTCAACCAGGACAAGGGAATGGACTCTGGTTTTGCCACAGATGATCAGTACAACATCTACTCCAAGGGTCTCTTCACAGCGCAGTCCACGATGTCCACACTATACAGGCCTAAGAAGGATGGGGATTCTGATGTATATGGTGATGCAGATGAGCAGTTGGAGAAGGTTATGAAGACTGAGAGGTTCAAGCCTGACAAGGGATTTACTGGTGCTTCAGAGAGGACTGGCAAGCGAGACAGGCCTGTGGAGTTCGATAAGCAGGAAGAAAATGATCCATTCGGTCTGGATCAGTTCTTGACTGAGGTGAAGAAGGGTAAGAAAGCTGTGGagaagatcggaggtggaggaacCATGAAGGCGAGTGGTGGGTCCTCAATGAGGGATGATTATGATGGTGGATCTGGGAGGTCCCGCATTAATTTTGAAAGGGGGCGCTGA